The following DNA comes from Winogradskyella sp. PG-2.
GTGTAAAAGCGATTGGAGTAGTAGCCTCAACAGCAGAGACGGTTTCTTTATAGACCTCGCGTTTAACGTTAGATGAAGTAAAGTGAGACAATCCAAAGGCATCAGTTAGATAATTAATTTGGTTAGCTGGGTCGAATAATATCTTTCCATCTGCGTTTAAAATTAACTCACCAATATTTTCAAATTGAATTGTTTCTCCTTCTACTAAATATGACTTTATAGATTTTACTTGTTTAGAAATCTTATCAGTAGCTGTTCCGTATGGTATTTTTTCAATTTCAGCAATATAGTTTGCTAGTAAGCCATCATTATTGTGTAATTGCTCATTAAAAGACAATATTTTTTTAGGAGGATAAAATGTATGTGTCGATTCATGCACTTTCGCTGAAACACGATTCGTTAAAAACGCTCCAAAACCAGGAACAGTAACACAATCGTAACGGTATAAAAGATCGCTAATGTAAGTCTCTAACTGCATATAGAACAAAGTTAAAAATTTTTATTTCTGAAAGAAGTTTAGTGGGATTTAGTTATTAACATCAGAAAAATTTAGTTTCTTGTAGGTTTAAAATCAATGTTTTAAATGACAGATCAACAACTTATTTATGCCTTAGCCTTACAACATGTTCCTAAAATAGGATCAACAACGGCTAAAAAATTGATAAATCATTGTGGTTCTCCTGAAGCGGTTTTAAAAGAAAAAAAATCTAAACTTTTAAAGATAGATGGTATTGGCACCATTACTATTGAAGGCCTTTTTGACAAGATTCATCTCGAAGATGCAGAGAACGAATTACGCTTTATCAAAGATAATAATATAGTGACTCATTATTTCACTGAGGATACCTATCCTGAAAAACTACAACACTGCATTGACGGTCCAATTGTCTTATTTCAATCGGGAAATATTAATATTAAAAAGCATCGTATTATAAGTATTGTTGGTACTCGAAAGATTACTACAAGTGGCATTGCATTTTGTGAAAAACTAGTTGAAACTCTATCTCCTTACAATCCAGTAATTGTTTCGGGATTTGCTTACGGAACAGATATTACTGCGCAGAGAGCAGCTGTGAAACATAACCTTCAGACGATTGGGTGTTTAGCTCATGGCCTCAATCAAATCTATCCTAAAGTGCACAAAAAGTATATGGCAGATATAGAAAACCATGGTGGTTTTTACACTGACTTTTGGAGTACTGATCCATTTGATAGAAACAACTTTTTAAAACGAAATAGAATTATTGCAGGATTAAGTGAGGCGACGATAGTTATTGAATCTGCTGAAAAAGGTGGAAGTTTAGTAACCGCAGATATTGCGAATTCTTATAACCGAGATGTATTTGCTGTACCAGGTAGAACAACAGATAGCCAAAGTGTAGGTTGTAATAATTTAATAAAATTTCAAAAAGCACACTTATTATCTAATCCATTGGATATCCCTTATTTATTGAATTGG
Coding sequences within:
- the dprA gene encoding DNA-processing protein DprA, producing MTDQQLIYALALQHVPKIGSTTAKKLINHCGSPEAVLKEKKSKLLKIDGIGTITIEGLFDKIHLEDAENELRFIKDNNIVTHYFTEDTYPEKLQHCIDGPIVLFQSGNINIKKHRIISIVGTRKITTSGIAFCEKLVETLSPYNPVIVSGFAYGTDITAQRAAVKHNLQTIGCLAHGLNQIYPKVHKKYMADIENHGGFYTDFWSTDPFDRNNFLKRNRIIAGLSEATIVIESAEKGGSLVTADIANSYNRDVFAVPGRTTDSQSVGCNNLIKFQKAHLLSNPLDIPYLLNWELESDKKPIVQKQLFVELEPDEKIIYTFLKENNKELLDVIAIQCEMPTYKLAGLLLNMELKGVVRPLPGKLFEVI
- a CDS encoding SPOR domain-containing protein, which translates into the protein MQLETYISDLLYRYDCVTVPGFGAFLTNRVSAKVHESTHTFYPPKKILSFNEQLHNNDGLLANYIAEIEKIPYGTATDKISKQVKSIKSYLVEGETIQFENIGELILNADGKILFDPANQINYLTDAFGLSHFTSSNVKREVYKETVSAVEATTPIAFTPEKRSNNNWLKYAATAVILLGLSGFGAASYYNNTIENHNQLAQEQANEQLDAKVQEATFVISNPLPAATLSIDKQSGNYHIVAGAFRVESNSDKKVSQLKAKGYKARKIGTNRYGLHEVVYASFENRADAQRELYKIRSEHNRDAWLLIKKLD